Genomic window (Bacteroides sp.):
CCCGGGTTCAACTTTTACTGGGTTTACGGGATTCTTGCCCTTTTGCTGATTGCCTTAAACTTCTTTAACTGGGGTGGTTCAACCATTGAGATTTCTCAACAACGCTTTGAGGTTGAAATGCTTTCATCCCAGGACGTAGAGAAGCTGGTGGTGGTGAATCAGGACATGGTTGAAGTTTTTCTCAAGCCTGATAAACTTGATCAGGAGAAATACAATGACCTCGAAGGCCGGGGCACTGGTACCATGGATGCCCTTCGGCCGCATTATATGTTTAAGATCGGTTCAGTAGAGAATTTTGAACAGATGGTTCGGGAAGGGCAGGAGGATCTTCCCATCGAAGAGCGTGTTCCTGTTTTTTATGAGCAACGCAGAAACTGGGGTACTGACATCCTGGGCTGGTTGCTTCCCATTGGTTTGCTTATTGTTTTCTGGTTGTTTATTATGCGCCGGATGGCAGGTG
Coding sequences:
- a CDS encoding ATP-dependent metallopeptidase FtsH/Yme1/Tma family protein, translating into MNTDNNNKTTNKPNGNKPGDPDGGKGKKKPGFNFYWVYGILALLLIALNFFNWGGSTIEISQQRFEVEMLSSQDVEKLVVVNQDMVEVFLKPDKLDQEKYNDLEGRGTGTMDALRPHYMFKIGSVENFEQMVREGQEDLPIEERVPVFYEQRRNWGTDILGWLLPIGLLIVFWLFIMRRMAGASGGGQIFNIGKSKATLFDKDTHVSVTFKNVAGLEEAKTEVMEIVDFLKNPKKYTQLGGKIPKGALLVGPPGT